A window from uncultured Desulfobacter sp. encodes these proteins:
- a CDS encoding glycosyltransferase family 25 protein yields MSSVPENPWGFFDRLYCISLRERTNRRERASIEFSRMGIEKRVEFVLVDKDHTDPCRGIFASHLLCMKKAIDAGAQRWVVFEDDVVFRRYHPRIFKAAVNFLSTRSNWTLLFLGCLITGSSKTDTPGIKKIRYQALAHAYAVNRAFGKKILKQSWCGIPYDTMLKTLGDDYLGTAPFFAFQSDAATDNDACLGLDRIRRCFGGLGFIQLATEFFHAHRLMVILAHLLLLSILAVCIW; encoded by the coding sequence ATGAGCTCTGTTCCTGAAAATCCCTGGGGCTTTTTTGACAGGCTCTACTGCATCTCACTTCGGGAGCGGACCAACCGCCGGGAGCGTGCCAGCATTGAATTTTCACGCATGGGCATTGAGAAACGTGTGGAGTTTGTCCTGGTAGATAAAGATCACACCGATCCCTGCCGGGGGATCTTTGCCTCCCATCTGCTGTGCATGAAAAAGGCCATAGATGCCGGGGCACAACGCTGGGTGGTCTTTGAAGATGACGTGGTGTTTCGCAGGTATCATCCAAGAATTTTTAAGGCTGCCGTCAATTTTCTGTCAACCCGCAGCAACTGGACCCTGCTATTCTTGGGATGTCTGATCACAGGCAGTTCAAAGACTGACACGCCCGGAATCAAAAAAATCCGATACCAGGCATTGGCCCATGCCTATGCAGTCAACCGCGCCTTTGGGAAAAAGATCCTAAAGCAATCCTGGTGCGGGATACCCTATGACACGATGCTTAAAACCCTGGGTGACGACTATTTGGGCACAGCGCCCTTTTTTGCCTTCCAGAGCGATGCGGCCACGGACAATGACGCCTGCCTTGGCCTGGACCGGATCCGGCGCTGTTTTGGCGGCCTTGGATTCATCCAGCTGGCCACCGAATTTTTCCACGCCCACCGACTGATGGTCATTCTCGCTCATTTGCTGCTCCTCTCAATTCTTGCGGTGTGTATATGGTAA
- a CDS encoding MMPL family transporter: MVSSQKKDKQLNIGLLIITILAAAFMLFVSFQRLHVETDITASLPTHNPVIRDALYFFDHHPIQDRVVISAGLGTRDPDRLVKFAAMVEKQLSDSGLFSSVGMDHYQEIMPELMTLVVKTLPVQFTRTQLESQVAPLLTQDAVRETLSQTYNGLLSLDEVGTSEYIAVDPLGLKNIVLARLKSLAPVDHFNIYKGRLLSQDSQHCMIMATPKGSGTDSKFAARAMDLIRDIQARARTQFSQPGEHPLLTSVGAFRAAYDNERIIKHDVQTAIFIATAAIIILLFLAFPRPWIGLLALVPAMFGTIAGLFTYSLLYDSISLIVLGFGGAIISITIDHGITYLLFLDQPRKTSGRQASTEVRAVGLVATLTTVCAFLALGMSDFKILEELGKFTALGMGFSFIFIHSLFPKIVPMLKPAKPRTLPLQRLVNALIIPGNGGAWFALSLTLGLVWFAWPVFHVDLSAMSTVSRETQDADAKFYETWGKGFTGKSHLMLTADSVQALQELSDRLADKVSAVQTQGVPASGTTLSMIFPGKTKKQKNYEAWVQFWTKYRVDALKQNLGLEAEHLGFTSEAFDPFLELLAPTDLPAGPVTIPQALYPMMGISQSKSVNGQWVWTTSLMRNPDVDEKTFYEEFSKGATVFEPQLFSDTLGAILYSTFAKMFFIIAGSVLILLFAFFLDIKLTLITMLPVFFAFIGTLGTMKLLGHNLDIPALMLSIIVFGIGIDFSLFFVRAYQRYRDESHPSVELIRLAVFMAGVSTMIGFGVMGLAEHSLLQSAGIASLLGIGFCLAGAFLILPPLLRRYFILSTVPSTMPQKPGASLTSRILARYRTAETYPRMFARFKLKLDPMFKELPDLLPDQASVSRIMDIGTGLGVPACFLLERFPHARIFGIEPDPESQRISTMAISDQGDIDLAGAPNIPAVAGAVHLALMLDMSHFLTPDEFRQTLNKIRPAMAPGGSLIIRAIIPPSEKATLAWPIEALKLKLKGVVPHYLSVQELTDFINQADFKMKYTKVSGNNPETVWFVAKVSP, encoded by the coding sequence ATGGTAAGTTCACAAAAAAAAGACAAACAACTGAACATCGGCCTGTTGATCATCACGATCCTTGCTGCGGCATTCATGCTCTTTGTCAGCTTCCAAAGACTTCACGTTGAAACCGACATCACGGCATCGCTGCCGACGCACAACCCGGTGATCCGGGATGCCCTTTACTTTTTTGACCACCATCCCATCCAGGACCGGGTCGTTATCAGTGCAGGCCTTGGCACCCGTGATCCGGACCGCTTGGTAAAATTTGCCGCCATGGTGGAAAAACAGCTTTCGGACTCCGGCCTGTTCAGCAGTGTGGGCATGGACCACTACCAGGAGATCATGCCCGAACTGATGACCCTGGTGGTCAAGACCCTGCCCGTTCAATTCACCCGCACCCAGCTGGAGAGCCAGGTTGCTCCATTACTCACACAGGATGCCGTCCGAGAAACTCTGTCACAGACCTATAATGGGCTATTGAGTCTTGATGAGGTGGGCACATCCGAATATATCGCCGTTGATCCCCTGGGGTTGAAAAACATTGTGCTGGCAAGGCTTAAATCCCTGGCCCCGGTGGATCACTTCAACATTTACAAAGGCAGACTCCTGTCCCAGGATTCCCAGCACTGCATGATCATGGCCACCCCCAAAGGGTCGGGTACGGACTCAAAATTTGCCGCCCGGGCCATGGACCTGATCCGTGATATCCAGGCCCGGGCCCGGACACAGTTCTCCCAACCCGGAGAACACCCCCTTCTCACTTCAGTGGGCGCATTCAGGGCCGCCTATGACAATGAAAGAATCATCAAACACGATGTGCAGACGGCCATTTTTATTGCCACAGCGGCAATCATTATCTTACTCTTCCTGGCCTTTCCCCGGCCGTGGATCGGGCTTCTGGCCCTGGTGCCTGCCATGTTCGGCACCATTGCAGGCCTGTTTACCTATTCCCTGTTATATGACAGCATCTCTCTGATCGTTCTGGGATTTGGCGGGGCCATCATCTCCATCACCATCGACCACGGCATCACCTATCTGCTCTTTCTGGACCAGCCCCGAAAAACATCGGGCAGGCAGGCGTCCACGGAAGTACGGGCCGTGGGCCTGGTGGCCACCCTGACCACGGTATGCGCGTTTCTGGCTTTGGGGATGAGCGACTTTAAAATCCTTGAAGAACTTGGAAAATTTACGGCGCTTGGCATGGGGTTCTCCTTTATATTTATTCATTCCCTGTTCCCCAAGATCGTACCCATGCTTAAACCGGCAAAACCCCGGACACTTCCCCTGCAGCGATTGGTCAATGCCCTGATCATCCCTGGCAACGGGGGTGCCTGGTTTGCCCTATCTCTAACATTGGGCCTGGTGTGGTTTGCCTGGCCGGTCTTCCATGTGGATCTCTCCGCCATGAGCACCGTGAGCAGGGAAACCCAAGATGCGGATGCAAAATTCTATGAGACCTGGGGCAAAGGATTCACAGGCAAATCCCATCTCATGCTGACGGCAGACTCGGTCCAGGCACTTCAGGAGTTAAGCGACCGGCTTGCCGATAAAGTGTCCGCCGTTCAGACCCAAGGGGTTCCGGCTTCGGGCACCACCCTTTCAATGATATTTCCGGGAAAAACAAAAAAACAAAAAAATTATGAAGCCTGGGTCCAATTTTGGACCAAATACCGGGTCGATGCCCTAAAACAAAATTTAGGCCTGGAGGCTGAACACCTCGGTTTTACCAGCGAAGCCTTTGACCCGTTTTTAGAATTGCTTGCTCCCACTGATCTCCCGGCCGGACCGGTAACTATTCCCCAGGCCCTCTATCCCATGATGGGCATATCCCAATCAAAATCAGTCAACGGCCAATGGGTATGGACCACAAGCCTGATGCGCAACCCGGATGTGGATGAAAAGACGTTTTATGAGGAATTCAGCAAGGGTGCCACCGTGTTTGAACCCCAGCTGTTTTCCGACACCCTGGGCGCCATTTTGTATTCAACCTTTGCCAAAATGTTTTTCATCATTGCAGGGTCGGTCCTGATTTTGCTGTTCGCCTTTTTTCTGGACATCAAACTGACCCTCATCACCATGCTGCCGGTCTTCTTTGCCTTTATCGGCACCCTGGGCACCATGAAGCTTTTAGGTCACAACCTGGATATCCCCGCATTGATGCTCTCCATCATCGTATTCGGCATCGGCATTGACTTCTCCTTGTTCTTTGTACGCGCTTACCAGCGCTATCGAGACGAATCCCACCCCTCGGTTGAACTGATCCGCCTGGCCGTATTCATGGCAGGCGTTTCCACCATGATCGGATTCGGGGTGATGGGCCTGGCCGAGCATTCGCTGCTGCAAAGCGCCGGTATTGCCTCGCTTCTGGGCATCGGTTTCTGCCTTGCCGGGGCCTTTTTGATCCTGCCGCCCCTGCTGCGCCGGTATTTTATTTTATCAACGGTGCCGTCAACGATGCCCCAGAAACCGGGTGCCTCCCTCACATCCCGGATTCTTGCCAGGTACCGAACGGCCGAGACATATCCCAGAATGTTCGCCCGGTTTAAACTGAAACTGGACCCCATGTTCAAAGAACTACCCGACCTCCTGCCGGACCAGGCGAGTGTTTCCCGGATCATGGACATCGGCACAGGGTTAGGGGTCCCGGCCTGTTTTCTTCTTGAGCGGTTCCCCCATGCCCGCATATTCGGCATAGAACCCGATCCCGAAAGCCAGCGGATCAGTACCATGGCTATCTCAGATCAGGGGGACATCGACCTGGCCGGCGCCCCGAATATCCCTGCGGTTGCCGGAGCGGTTCACCTGGCCCTGATGCTGGATATGAGCCATTTTTTAACACCCGATGAATTCAGGCAAACCTTAAACAAAATCAGGCCGGCCATGGCCCCCGGCGGATCGCTCATTATCCGGGCAATTATCCCTCCGTCCGAGAAAGCAACACTGGCCTGGCCCATTGAAGCGTTGAAACTGAAACTAAAGGGGGTGGTTCCCCATTACCTGTCTGTGCAAGAGCTCACAGATTTTATCAACCAGGCGGATTTTAAAATGAAATATACCAAAGTATCGGGAAACAATCCTGAAACCGTCTGGTTTGTCGCAAAGGTGTCCCCATGA
- a CDS encoding radical SAM protein has translation MNICTSHNIGCAGNFEFSKQKIDDAVSGNRLLSMEIELSLRCNFRCSYCYVPHDSYYDNELSLDEIFEVILQAKALGAGKIILLGGEPSIYPHIREVIQFLGLHGLEIEMFTNGTGITREFAGELHDAGVRVVLKMNSFDEARQDTLAGKKGAFKIIRNALDNLKGAGYPAKDAFLALSTIICRQNRDELTRMWTWIRDNNMAPYFEIITPQGQAKNNPALELNPLELKEVFEEICALDQKRYGIEWEPQPPLMGNQCMRHQFSCTVTSIGNIQPCVGITKSIGNIRKTSLKDILERSQDLRLLKNHRQTIKGYCSTCEKNDTCYGCRGAAFQITGDILASDPLCWRNPDNLTP, from the coding sequence ATGAATATCTGTACCAGTCATAACATTGGTTGTGCCGGAAATTTTGAATTCTCCAAACAAAAAATTGATGATGCCGTATCGGGCAACCGACTTCTCTCCATGGAGATTGAACTGAGCCTGCGCTGCAATTTTCGATGCAGCTATTGTTACGTGCCCCATGATTCATATTATGACAATGAACTCTCCCTGGACGAAATCTTTGAGGTCATTTTACAGGCCAAAGCACTTGGGGCAGGAAAAATTATTCTGTTGGGCGGCGAACCCAGTATCTATCCCCACATCCGGGAGGTCATTCAATTTTTAGGGCTCCACGGTCTGGAAATAGAGATGTTCACCAACGGCACCGGCATCACCCGAGAGTTTGCCGGGGAACTTCACGATGCCGGGGTAAGGGTTGTCCTGAAAATGAACTCCTTTGATGAGGCCAGACAGGATACCCTGGCCGGCAAAAAAGGGGCGTTTAAAATTATCCGCAACGCCCTGGACAACCTTAAAGGGGCGGGCTATCCGGCTAAAGACGCGTTTCTTGCCCTGAGCACCATTATCTGCCGCCAGAACAGGGATGAGCTGACCCGGATGTGGACCTGGATCAGGGACAACAACATGGCGCCCTATTTTGAAATCATTACCCCCCAGGGCCAGGCAAAAAACAATCCGGCACTGGAACTCAATCCCCTGGAACTTAAAGAGGTGTTTGAAGAGATCTGTGCCCTTGACCAAAAACGCTACGGCATTGAATGGGAGCCTCAGCCGCCGCTCATGGGCAATCAGTGCATGCGGCACCAGTTCTCCTGCACCGTCACCTCCATCGGCAATATCCAGCCCTGTGTGGGCATCACAAAATCCATAGGCAACATACGCAAAACCAGCTTGAAGGATATTTTAGAGCGCTCACAGGATCTTCGTCTGTTGAAAAATCACCGGCAGACCATCAAGGGATACTGTAGCACCTGTGAAAAGAACGACACCTGTTACGGATGCCGGGGCGCCGCCTTTCAGATTACCGGTGATATTCTGGCATCAGACCCCCTGTGCTGGCGCAACCCGGATAATCTTACCCCCTGA
- a CDS encoding HDOD domain-containing protein — MAHLIEINDIIENAGSLLTLPDICMQIKRLVADPASSNEDLAGLISKDPALTARLLKIVNSPLYYFPRKISSVAEAIPLIGASQLYSLALATTAAAIIQTVGGSFIEMKTLWKKAVYSAIYAKSLNPNKSQGSEALFVAGLLSNIGTLAVVKHAPQIALTAIGAPNKGQFHWQREKEVLGFTVAEISGALLKSWHLPDEIVVPVSCQHEPDTANPYFFSCCIIHIATRLACDIIEQDQGPSAEYRKAIGKKPLAQLGLNDDEALEAKVSEINEFAPEVLNLFKI, encoded by the coding sequence TTGGCTCATTTAATTGAAATCAATGATATTATAGAAAATGCCGGGTCATTATTAACACTGCCGGATATCTGTATGCAGATTAAACGGCTCGTGGCGGATCCGGCGTCATCAAACGAGGATCTTGCCGGGCTGATCTCTAAAGATCCGGCACTGACCGCAAGATTATTGAAAATAGTGAACAGCCCCCTCTACTATTTTCCACGAAAAATTTCTTCCGTTGCTGAAGCCATTCCCCTGATCGGCGCCTCGCAACTCTATAGTTTAGCACTGGCAACAACCGCTGCCGCCATCATTCAAACCGTTGGCGGAAGCTTCATTGAAATGAAAACGCTTTGGAAAAAGGCTGTCTATTCCGCGATCTATGCCAAATCCTTAAATCCGAACAAATCACAGGGCAGTGAGGCCCTTTTTGTTGCAGGGCTGCTGAGTAATATCGGGACATTGGCTGTGGTAAAACATGCCCCGCAGATTGCATTAACAGCCATAGGGGCTCCGAATAAAGGACAATTTCACTGGCAGCGGGAAAAAGAGGTGCTCGGGTTTACAGTGGCAGAGATCAGCGGCGCATTGCTGAAATCCTGGCACCTGCCCGATGAGATTGTCGTCCCTGTCAGTTGTCAGCATGAGCCAGACACCGCAAATCCTTATTTTTTCTCCTGCTGCATTATCCATATCGCCACCAGACTGGCATGTGACATCATTGAGCAAGACCAGGGACCATCGGCAGAGTATAGAAAGGCCATAGGCAAAAAACCGTTGGCACAGCTTGGGCTGAATGACGACGAGGCCCTGGAAGCAAAGGTCTCGGAAATAAATGAATTTGCACCGGAAGTACTAAATCTTTTCAAGATTTGA
- a CDS encoding HD domain-containing phosphohydrolase: protein MMDKLILKKEDTILKSDGRSSPWKILVVDDEEGVHQVTTLALKNFIFDNKNLQLFHAYSAAQALEYLIEHPDTAIVLLDVVMESEHAGLKLVKKIREDLNNKTSRIVLRTGQPGQAPEREVIQNYDINGYKTKTELTANKLFTLMYATLRSYRDIITLERSRKGLEKLIVASRGISSRVALAEFIRVTVEQLTHLLNIEDTTIFSCKVTGYVLLEQCLEVYSPENPLGSSCITVTDLPEGKRDIISSAITEQKNIFEKDKFVVYCANKNQIVLFFAQINQVLSDLDIRLLNIFTENLIVTLDNIQLNEAITDSQKEMVYRLGEVVESRSKETGNHVKRMAHYSELLALLVGLDKTEAELIKTASPMHDIGKIAIPDAILTKPGKLNAEEWQIVKTHPKRGYEILKQSSLAVMNISAIIALTHHEKWDGTGYPKGEKGTDIHIYGRITAIADVFDALGSERCYKEAWPLDKIIALFKSERGKHFDPLLTDLFLENLDKFLVIRDKFID from the coding sequence ATGATGGATAAACTTATACTAAAAAAAGAAGACACGATCCTGAAAAGTGACGGCAGGTCTTCACCATGGAAAATTCTGGTCGTGGATGATGAAGAAGGCGTTCACCAGGTAACAACACTGGCACTCAAAAATTTCATTTTTGACAACAAAAATCTACAGCTGTTCCATGCGTACTCTGCGGCACAGGCCCTCGAATATCTGATTGAGCATCCCGATACCGCCATCGTGTTACTTGATGTGGTCATGGAATCCGAACATGCAGGATTAAAGCTGGTCAAAAAAATCCGGGAAGATCTCAATAATAAAACCAGCCGGATTGTTTTAAGAACCGGCCAGCCGGGACAGGCACCGGAACGCGAAGTCATCCAGAACTATGATATCAATGGCTACAAGACCAAAACCGAACTTACAGCGAACAAGTTGTTTACCCTGATGTACGCCACCTTAAGATCCTATCGCGATATTATTACCCTGGAAAGAAGCCGCAAAGGCCTGGAAAAACTCATTGTGGCGTCAAGGGGGATTTCTTCAAGGGTGGCGCTGGCCGAATTCATACGCGTTACGGTTGAGCAGTTAACCCATCTGCTTAACATTGAAGATACCACTATTTTTTCCTGCAAGGTCACAGGATATGTTCTCCTTGAACAATGTCTGGAGGTCTATTCTCCGGAGAATCCCCTTGGATCAAGCTGCATCACCGTAACGGATTTACCCGAAGGGAAGCGGGATATCATTTCATCTGCCATTACCGAGCAAAAAAATATTTTTGAGAAAGATAAATTTGTTGTGTACTGCGCAAATAAAAATCAGATTGTTCTGTTTTTTGCCCAAATTAATCAGGTTCTGTCCGATCTTGATATTCGTCTGCTTAACATCTTTACTGAAAATCTGATTGTAACCCTGGATAATATTCAGCTCAATGAGGCAATCACCGACAGTCAAAAGGAGATGGTCTACCGTCTCGGTGAGGTTGTCGAGTCCCGTTCCAAGGAGACCGGAAATCATGTCAAACGCATGGCACATTATTCAGAGTTGCTTGCCCTGCTGGTTGGACTGGATAAAACCGAGGCCGAATTAATCAAGACAGCGTCACCCATGCACGATATCGGCAAAATTGCCATTCCCGATGCCATTTTAACCAAACCGGGAAAATTGAACGCCGAGGAGTGGCAGATTGTGAAGACGCACCCGAAACGCGGGTACGAAATACTCAAACAATCTTCTCTGGCCGTAATGAATATCAGTGCCATCATCGCGTTGACCCACCATGAAAAATGGGATGGCACAGGTTACCCCAAAGGAGAGAAAGGCACGGATATCCACATTTACGGCCGGATAACCGCCATCGCCGATGTGTTTGATGCCCTGGGAAGTGAACGCTGTTACAAAGAGGCATGGCCCCTGGATAAAATCATTGCACTTTTCAAGAGCGAGAGGGGTAAACATTTTGATCCATTATTAACAGATCTGTTTCTTGAAAATCTGGATAAGTTTCTGGTGATCAGGGATAAGTTTATTGATTAA
- a CDS encoding response regulator, with translation MLNKVSNNPPLILTIDDEKVIRNSFADILEDNGYEVIQAENGHVGIEKIRKLRPDLILCDLQMPEMNGLEVVRTVKAEFEKIPIIMVSGAGVLNDAIDAVRLGAWDYLVKPLFNLDILLQAVERALGRARLIAENEAYQKNLEEQTVKLQQEIEDRKRTEKQLVQSEKMAALGDLVAGVAHEINTPLGIGVTGISYLNDATRAFKKLFTAGEATKTDLENFIEDCEESCQVTLSNLNRAAKLVAGFKQIAVDQSSDEKRFFNIKQYIDEILFSLYPRIKKTQHTIHVDAPDDLEINSYPGAFSQVLTNLVMNSLLHGFEDMEKGTITITVKNEDRSIMLYYEDNGKGMTPVQQKKIFDPFFTTKRGAGGTGLGMHLVFNLVIKKLDGQISCTSTLNEGTFFTIAIPTHNVDD, from the coding sequence ATGCTAAACAAAGTATCAAACAACCCGCCGCTGATACTCACCATTGATGATGAAAAAGTCATCCGCAACAGTTTTGCGGATATCCTTGAAGATAACGGCTATGAGGTGATCCAGGCAGAAAACGGCCATGTCGGTATAGAAAAAATCCGGAAACTCAGGCCGGACCTTATTTTATGCGACCTGCAAATGCCTGAAATGAACGGACTTGAGGTGGTCCGTACCGTGAAGGCGGAATTTGAAAAGATCCCCATCATCATGGTTTCAGGGGCAGGGGTTTTAAATGATGCCATTGACGCCGTCCGATTGGGCGCCTGGGATTATCTGGTCAAACCCTTATTCAATCTCGATATTTTGCTCCAGGCGGTGGAACGGGCGCTGGGGCGCGCCAGGCTCATTGCCGAAAATGAGGCATACCAGAAAAATCTGGAAGAACAGACCGTGAAACTCCAGCAGGAGATCGAAGACAGAAAACGCACGGAAAAACAGCTTGTGCAGTCGGAAAAGATGGCTGCCCTGGGAGATCTGGTGGCAGGCGTGGCCCATGAAATAAACACCCCACTTGGTATTGGGGTCACCGGCATTTCATATCTCAATGATGCAACCAGAGCCTTTAAAAAATTATTCACCGCCGGAGAAGCCACCAAAACGGATCTTGAAAATTTCATTGAAGATTGTGAAGAATCCTGCCAGGTCACCCTTTCCAATCTTAATCGTGCGGCGAAACTTGTGGCAGGATTTAAACAGATTGCGGTGGACCAGTCCAGTGATGAAAAACGATTTTTTAACATAAAACAGTATATTGATGAAATTTTATTCAGCCTCTATCCACGCATAAAAAAAACCCAACATACGATCCATGTGGATGCGCCGGACGATTTGGAGATCAACAGTTATCCGGGGGCGTTTTCCCAGGTTTTGACCAACCTTGTCATGAATTCTTTACTCCACGGATTTGAAGATATGGAAAAGGGGACCATTACCATTACCGTAAAAAACGAAGACCGTTCGATCATGCTTTACTATGAAGACAATGGCAAAGGCATGACACCAGTCCAGCAAAAAAAAATATTTGATCCTTTTTTTACCACCAAACGTGGCGCAGGCGGCACCGGGCTTGGGATGCACCTGGTCTTTAACCTTGTCATCAAAAAGCTGGATGGACAAATCAGCTGTACAAGCACTTTGAATGAGGGCACATTTTTTACCATCGCCATTCCTACGCATAATGTAGACGATTAG
- a CDS encoding EAL domain-containing protein, with protein sequence MKFINEYRKSFNRKLISIFLFILIIATSLIGISSYQITKRALADKGKVALKNGVVQALALIHSEYEKVQAGLISKADAQERIKTILNGPMKPDGTRQLHKHIDLSEHGYFIIYDKTGLEVLHPTLEGQNVWDVTDLNNAGHYLVREQIETALNGGGYTYYAWRLPHSDKIGKKISYAAFSPDWEWIVVSTAYELDFVNEATEILYTIVLVTVILVIFTGYVGTIYIRSATKPILDIARGMKHVTQGRYQAINLGNYNDETKILIDGYNTMIASLEKAKHKITIKNNRLTYLAYNDDLTLLPNRNGLKEYVTQRLDNGCQSGYLAQLDIMGLRLINLTIGYDQGDRVLGLFGKYLRQCKTKTCYPARTGSNEFSIWIEEVAAHDISQVLEEIRHNSKQYILENGYNQMLDIYLALAEYDSPEKAFETLYEETTTAMRTARENKDLSLTLFEGSMRERVEDELAMRQHLGKAILEKELIPYYQAKVDFTTEKIVGVEALARWISSEMGFVPPNVFIPYINQLNLITQFTDYMIDKVLGDYQSLTMKYDAELTVSINISPLCFMEKDFTGKIEQAINKHAIPPHRLILEITEDIFIADYKEINKIITRLRQLFVKVSIDDFGTGYSSLNYLRNIHPDEIKLDKSFVDQILDDDKAFYMFETLCNIAENFGYSIVAEGVETREQLEKISTTPLKIIQGYLFSKPEPLSSPEPCS encoded by the coding sequence TTGAAATTCATAAACGAATATCGGAAATCGTTTAATCGCAAGCTCATATCAATTTTTCTGTTCATATTAATCATCGCGACATCGCTCATCGGCATTTCAAGTTATCAAATCACCAAACGGGCACTCGCAGATAAAGGTAAGGTTGCGCTCAAAAACGGGGTTGTCCAGGCATTGGCCTTGATTCATTCAGAATACGAAAAAGTTCAGGCGGGATTAATTTCCAAAGCCGATGCACAGGAGCGGATCAAGACGATTTTAAACGGCCCCATGAAGCCGGACGGCACCCGGCAATTACACAAACACATCGATTTAAGCGAACATGGATACTTTATCATATATGACAAAACAGGTTTGGAAGTGCTGCACCCCACCCTGGAAGGCCAAAACGTCTGGGATGTCACTGACCTCAATAACGCTGGACATTATCTTGTCAGGGAACAAATAGAAACAGCGCTCAACGGCGGCGGGTATACCTACTATGCATGGCGTCTTCCCCACTCCGATAAAATCGGCAAAAAAATTTCCTATGCGGCTTTTTCTCCGGACTGGGAATGGATCGTTGTTTCAACGGCGTATGAGCTGGATTTTGTAAATGAAGCGACTGAAATTCTTTATACCATCGTACTTGTCACCGTTATATTGGTGATTTTCACCGGTTATGTCGGCACGATCTATATCAGATCTGCGACAAAACCCATACTTGATATTGCCAGAGGGATGAAACATGTCACCCAGGGCCGCTATCAGGCAATCAATCTGGGCAATTATAATGATGAAACCAAGATATTAATTGATGGTTACAACACCATGATCGCTTCCCTTGAAAAGGCAAAACACAAAATCACCATAAAGAATAACCGTTTGACCTACCTTGCCTACAACGATGACCTGACACTGCTTCCCAATCGAAACGGATTAAAAGAGTATGTAACCCAAAGGTTAGACAACGGCTGCCAATCCGGATATTTGGCTCAACTGGACATCATGGGCCTAAGATTGATTAATTTAACCATTGGGTATGATCAGGGAGACCGGGTATTGGGATTATTTGGCAAGTACCTACGCCAATGTAAAACAAAGACCTGTTATCCGGCGCGAACCGGCAGCAATGAATTTTCCATCTGGATAGAAGAGGTCGCCGCCCATGATATCTCACAGGTATTAGAGGAGATCAGACATAATAGCAAACAATATATCCTAGAAAACGGTTACAATCAGATGCTTGATATATACCTTGCCCTGGCCGAGTACGACAGCCCCGAAAAAGCCTTTGAGACCTTATACGAAGAGACGACCACAGCCATGCGAACCGCCAGGGAAAATAAAGATTTATCACTGACGCTGTTTGAAGGGTCCATGAGAGAGCGGGTGGAAGACGAACTTGCCATGCGCCAGCATCTGGGAAAGGCCATTTTAGAAAAAGAACTGATCCCCTATTACCAGGCAAAAGTTGATTTCACCACTGAAAAGATCGTGGGTGTGGAAGCATTGGCACGATGGATTTCCAGTGAAATGGGATTTGTGCCGCCCAATGTGTTTATCCCGTACATCAATCAGCTCAATCTGATCACCCAGTTCACGGACTATATGATCGACAAAGTGCTGGGTGACTATCAATCGTTGACCATGAAATACGATGCCGAATTGACCGTATCCATTAACATTTCCCCCTTGTGTTTCATGGAAAAAGATTTTACCGGCAAAATAGAACAGGCAATCAATAAACATGCAATCCCCCCTCACCGATTAATCCTTGAAATAACCGAAGATATTTTTATTGCCGATTATAAGGAAATAAATAAAATTATAACCAGGCTTCGCCAGTTGTTTGTCAAAGTTTCCATTGATGATTTCGGTACAGGCTACTCCTCTTTGAACTATCTGAGAAATATCCACCCCGATGAAATCAAGCTTGATAAAAGTTTTGTGGACCAAATCCTTGATGACGATAAAGCGTTTTACATGTTTGAAACCCTGTGTAATATTGCCGAAAATTTTGGGTATTCCATTGTGGCCGAAGGGGTTGAAACCCGAGAGCAGCTTGAAAAAATCAGCACCACGCCCCTTAAAATAATTCAGGGCTATCTGTTTTCAAAACCCGAGCCGCTTTCCAGCCCCGAGCCATGCAGTTAA